The sequence below is a genomic window from bacterium.
GCCCCGACCGCCGATAATTCCAAAACCTACATCGGCGCGCCGCACCCCGGGCAGAACTTGACACCCTCGTCCGCCAGGGCGCCGCATTGGGGGCACTTGACCTTCACGACTTCCTTGGTCCCGCCCACCGCCGCCATCATCTCCTGGTGCTCCTGGTCTCGCTTCACATCGTCGCCCAACACGGCTACAATGACGACGCCGATCCAGGAGAGGAAAAGGCCGAGCACTATGCCGATGCCACCTTTACCCTTCTTCTTCCCGATGATGTAGCCCACTATCGCCGGAGCCACCCAGGCCCCAAGCACCACCAGAATCCAGGTGACAGCTCCGAAACCCACCAAGTTACCATACATGACGGCCTCCTTGCCGGAAGTGAGAATCCTTACGTGCAGACACGCAATGTTAAGCAACGCGAAAAATTTTGTCAATTGATAAACGGATGAACCGGCCCCCCACAGCGCCCGAGGCCCTCCGCGCCGCCGAAGAGCGGTTGAAAGCCGCCGGCGTCGCCTCGCCGCGCGCCGACGCCGAGCTCCTCCTCGCCCGGCGCCTGGGCGTGGAGCGCCACGGGCTCTACGCCGGGGCCGATTTGGATGAAACGTCGTTTGACTGTTTCACGGCCGACGTGGAGCGCCGCGCAC
It includes:
- a CDS encoding zinc ribbon domain-containing protein, producing the protein MYGNLVGFGAVTWILVVLGAWVAPAIVGYIIGKKKGKGGIGIVLGLFLSWIGVVIVAVLGDDVKRDQEHQEMMAAVGGTKEVVKVKCPQCGALADEGVKFCPGCGAPM